Proteins found in one Butyricicoccus intestinisimiae genomic segment:
- a CDS encoding anthranilate synthase component II, translating into MLLLIDNYDSFSYNLYQMCGAIEPDIRVFRNDRITPDEIRKLHPDHILLSPGPGRPCDAGICEDVIREFAGKIPILGVCLGHQAICEVYGGTVTHAKHLMHGKQSIVSLDHSCPLFDGLANEMAVARYHSLIGTDLPDTLKIVSTDNIGEVMAVMDEKNKVFGLQFHPESILTPQGSVLLKNFLAL; encoded by the coding sequence ATGCTTTTACTCATTGATAATTACGACAGTTTTTCCTACAATCTCTACCAGATGTGCGGTGCGATTGAGCCGGATATCCGTGTATTTCGCAACGACCGGATTACACCGGACGAAATCCGCAAGCTGCATCCGGATCACATTCTTCTCTCTCCTGGTCCGGGACGTCCGTGCGATGCGGGCATTTGTGAGGACGTCATTCGGGAATTTGCAGGAAAAATTCCCATTCTCGGCGTATGCCTCGGTCATCAAGCCATCTGCGAGGTGTACGGCGGCACCGTGACGCACGCCAAGCACCTGATGCACGGCAAGCAGAGTATTGTCTCGCTCGACCACAGCTGTCCGCTGTTTGACGGTCTGGCAAACGAAATGGCGGTTGCGCGGTATCATTCTCTGATCGGCACCGACCTGCCGGATACGCTCAAAATCGTATCCACGGACAACATCGGAGAGGTCATGGCAGTCATGGACGAAAAAAACAAGGTCTTTGGTCTGCAATTCCATCCGGAATCCATTCTCACCCCGCAGGGTTCCGTTCTGCTGAAAAATTTTCTTGCGCTCTAA